The Lepeophtheirus salmonis chromosome 2, UVic_Lsal_1.4, whole genome shotgun sequence region CTGTTGACTATGAAGAGAATATTTTCTCGTATGCCTTGAGCTGTGTgaatcatacatttttatttattaatcagtcttcatattttgtatacatatttcttccaatattttgtatattaatgtaGTAAAATGGGGCAATCGGAATCATCGGACACAAGATTAATGTACGCAAATGTCATggattttgctataaaaattcGACCTCCCGACAagatgaatataataaatgctGGACGTGACGTGGTGAGTATTTTCCAAGAGATTTTAAACTCTGAATGCCTCATCAGTTGTCAACGCTTTAAACACCAATCTTCGACATTCAAAATGTACATTAAGGGATACCCATTTTCTCATCAAGGGAAATCTACTCTATActttaaagttgtatttttaaaaatactcgaTCGACTTTATCAAAGCCTAGAAATGGTACCTTTTATTTCTTCAGATCTAAGTTTAATCAACGATACAAGCACTATCTTCTTTAAGAAAGTGAAAAAAGTCGATCAATCAGGAAAATATGCATGCATCGCTCCTAGTGGAATAGATTCACTTTATCTCCTCAGCTTACCATCAAATGCAGTCAAAAACATAATTGAAGAAGTTGACAATAGTTGGGGCATTTACTCAGaagtggaagaaaaaatatccaattgcTTTAAAATTAAGATGAATGGAAGCCCATGGGGACCTGGTGGTAAAGGTGAAAAGGCCACAAAAATTAGAAGACTACTACTCAAAATTTTTGCTATAATGAAATCTTCACAGTATAGATACGTCACGAACATTAACATGAAAGGAACAACAGATAACCTATTTTTTCGATTTGATCCGACATTAGTACCTGACAATAACCTGGCATTCGTATTAtacttaagtaaaaaaaataggttaagATTTATTGACGGACCTGAGAATGTAACAACTCAAATTAAGAATACAATCAATCAATTTTGGAGTGGAGGAGTAACATGCGAAAGAATCTACAACGATGctcttgaatttaaaataagtggTTGTCCTTGGAGTGCTCATTCATATGCTGCCGCGAATtcaagaatgcttacttcaatCATACTAAAAGAGATCCGAAATTTAGGATATCAAACTATAGCCACTTTAGATATTTCAAGAAGATCCGACGATAAATCAATTTTCGTTTTTGGAGGAGGATCTGGATTTCAAATTTCGcctgatttaaatattaaatggacCTGCTTATATTTTTGTGGAAGAAACAAACTAATGCTCGTGGGAGTGCATGAAGATGTTGTGTCTATTTTGCAAGATTGCTTGAAGCCACTAAAGGAagataatggaaaaaaagaagggGACATTTATCTTTGGAAGTTTACTAGTAATGTATTTTCCTATGGAAACAATTCTTCAAAGGAGATCTTTTGTATCATACTACTCTCCATCTATCGACGGATGCAAGCAATTGGATGGTTTCTTACGTCAAGTGCGGATGTTTCTTCAAAGACTATTGAAAGAAATGATACTAGAGAGTCCTATGATGCACATAGTTGGTACTTTCTATGTACGACATCAGgttgaataacaataatagttctaatttatttagatgatattaaaattatattgctcAAATTAggttatttacttttatagacaAGAAAAATTCGTtttgaaataacatattatattcatgACAAAGAGTGATATCGTTAATTGGAATATCAAGttattcattcaatatattattatgtatatcagTCAAAGTTACTAACATTAATTTATGCAATATGTTGTCTGTTTGTATTTGATTACAAATAGTATCCCTTAATTACATCATCATTGAATGAATCTTAATGATTCACAGAAATTAATTACGCCATAACAATTTCTTTTCTCGGAACATATTTAGGAAAATAGTGAACAGAACTTCTGCTTTCTGATTAACATCATGGcgaaagatataaataataatatatatagaggtGATGAGGATGTTGGCTTCTCGGTCTAGTTAATGCTTTAGGTCTAGTACTCCCTAAAGCATTTAATGCTTTAGTACTCCATGATCTAGTTAGGCAtaaacaaagaatatttataaagaactaAAGGGGCAGTCCAGATGAATTGGCAGTCTTCGTTTGTAGTGTGTTAAACAGCTGAAATTCagaacaacaaatatatttaagtataataaaatatccacCATTACATCGTCATCGtgtttacattataattaaatataataagttatagTTAATAGTTACACTCACTTACacagtattataatttatattatattaatatagtctTATATAGCTTCATCTAAAAAATCGAAATGGTGTGTTGCTCCGCGTTTAACTGCTCATATAAACCGGGGGATAAAAAGTTGTGGAATTCTAAGTTTTCACATAATCCCTAAGATGAGTCCCTTAAAAGGTAAATTCATGATTAATTCTTCAACTCACATCATAGCTATGAAGAAATTTATGTTGtgtcattatttgatttagagAGTGGATCCGAAACACCGAGAGGGCCAACTTTAAACCCTCTAATACTGCAATTATAAGTTCAAGTTACTTTGAGGCTCATTGTTACAGAACTCCCAGGACTGAGCAACCTCGCCCAAAGGATGATGCAATTCCAACCATTTTCAATGGAATTCAagaaattttgcaaaaagaaatcTAGCAAAAGAGTTCACGATGTTCTGCACCAAAAAGAAGGTATTTTCCTCCACAGTAATTGGGattggaaattaaaatttaataccaATGACGATAATCCATCTTAAAATGTTAGATATTGcaattttaattgaatcaatCATTAGGTCTGacgaatgcaaaaaaaaaattgctaaaagaAACTCTGATATGCAAAACGAGAAAATAAGGCAGCAAGAATTATaacaaaatcttcaaaaaaatgttgttctcGATCATTGTTATTCCTTAACTGATGTTAAGATACTCAAAAGGAAATGCTTGGAAAATGCTGAAAGAGTTGAGCACTTGCAAAAAAAGCTTAAAGACAAGACTTACCAATATAAGAAATAGGTGAATTccataaaggtaaaaaataatctcACTAATACTAATGGAAACTtgaagtacaaaatatttatttattttattattattttaggaaGTAATTGATTACTTCAGAGAGCAGAGGTATGTCAAGCAAGGAGCTGAGGAACTTTCGCAAGAATTTCATGGAAATTCAATTCCAGATCTACTTTTCCGTCGcaataaaacaaatcaattacTCAATCAGCATAGTAGATGAgcttattctcaaaaaatacgaaaatttGCCTCAATTTTAGCATTTTATGGCATGAAAGCCTATGAATATGTGCAGAAAACCTTTATTTTTGCGTTGCCATCTCCAACCACGTTAAGAAATTTGGTATTCAATCATTGATAGCGCCCCTGGATTCACTGAGGAATCTTTCAAATGCCTTATAGCTAAGACtcaagaagatgaaaaaaaatcatttgcacTCTTATGTTGGATAAAATGACAATCAAAAGTGTACTATAGAGTTTTCATGGTACACGGTATCATGGAAATATGGACCTCGAAGAAAGTACAGATTCGGTTGCTCAAAATGCCCTTGTTTTCATGGTAACCAGTATCAATGGTAGTTTCAACCAATAGGCTATTTTCTCATAAATAGTATATCTGGAGAGGAAAAGGCTAACTTGATTACTTTGTTGGAATAATTGTCGCAGCTTTGGTATGGGATGGGCCATCGGCACACTTCTCCATGATTTCAATATTGAGTGGAAGTTTACAATTAGATAATTTTCGGCCATGGTTCCCTAATCCAGCAACTCCAGATAAAAGAATTTACGTCCTTCTGGATTGTactcatataataaaattagtgaaaaataGTCCTTCTGCTTGTAAGATCATTTATGATTctaatggaaataaaattgaatggaaattcatacaggaattagaaaaattacagGACGAAGAAGAGCTTTTATGTGCCAACAAACTGACCAAGGGGTACATAAACTttgaattaatgaaaatgaaggTATTTTATTCCACACAAACTCTAAGCTCATAAGTATCAAATGCAATTGAGTTTCTGAATAAAGATTTGAACTTGCCTTAATTCAGATAATCTGAAGCCATagtgaaatttataaaaattatggatcGGTTATTTGATTGGTGCAATAGTAGGAATTGTTTAGGAAGAGGCTTTAAGGCACCATTAAAATGCTCCATGGAAGATTTTTGGATGTCATTGGTTGAAGATAgcttttattacattaaaaatttaaaaattgataattcgACATTTTTATGCATATCTAGGAAAAAGACTAGTTTCTGTGTGGCCATCAATTTATGGtatctataatacttatataaagtTTGGTTACCAGCAATATCTTTTGACTCACAAGATGTCCCAAGATCAcctagaacaatttttttgtgctTTACGTTGCAGATTGGgacaaaataataatccaaCTGTACTTTGAGACCCTAAAACATTCCCATAGAGTTGGTCCCAACTATACGTAcctaaattaatgaaattaaatcattacatgagcgttaaatacattttttagaccCGTTTCTGTcgtcattatatatgtatttacattttttcaataaataaaataattatttaaattagatataGACAAaggaattttcattattatttgttttacatGTTACTGAAGTTGGATCCGGattatcattctaaattgaaatgaatgaatatatagagttgtaatattcatattatttcatcaatatcACTGAGGACCATTATCATTAATTACAAACGTAGTTACCTattcaaatgtaataatataatactagaaaaatacacttaaaaattcgttgaaagagCCTATAAGTCACTTGTTAGGGTTCTCATAACCTGACTTGGTACATaggaagtatgaattcacagtaCTAGATAAACAACTTCGAGAATTCGAGTCTTTTAGGCAACTACTTAGTGCAGCCTGTATCgttctctttggacaagaaagaaggtttatgaagagacgaagaccatcgttctattgcaatttcagattgctccaactttactaagctttacagttttcctcgcaCTCTCCAACGACTCGACCTATGACTACCTACCCAAATCTTCTCACTGGTTTGTCTCACCACATCCAACCAACTCTTCTTCTTAAACATCCcggatcataacgaagtggaaatcgctGCTCTTGCCTGGTATTATGCAAATATTTGTCCGTCAATCCCAGAGTCTTgtctaatatgaataatccatcatgtctaatgatattataattgataacggagaattaagtgattagcacttcttcaattggaaccactgtcgtgtttgtttaatatttttttttcttaatatatattatattggtgatagttattatatcagcttaaaaaaatcttgccatttttttccacttcatactttacttttttttcctgccattttttcctaaaatcgcTTAATAAATACATGTCATgttgagaaaaaataacaactacgacaaatattataatcttataattgtacaaaattcatgAGTTTACCAagtataatttatcatcaaaaatgatatgcATCTAAGTCAGTATTTTGTAACTTTGCATTACAAATATGATGTTGATATTACTTGAAAAGATTTGGGATGATTCTATCAGACTTTTGTAATgtgaaaacatatattaaaaattaaatataattaacctatttcaccgtatttaaggagttatACGAAAATTCCTTCTCAGACATTTATTATTACATCATGTACATACTCGTTCAATAAAATCGATCCCTAAATTTATCGTATAAATAACCTACTAAAACTCATGTTTTGTCAATATGTCATGCCTATGAGGAAACAATCAGGctaagtatctattttaattgaaaaatatttatattttagtattaaaattttgatgatttatagaactcataatGACTTTCCGATTCGAAATTGAAAGTTTCATTGCTCAACAACCGCTCCATACaaccataacattcatttattactttggccctctatcatttactaactttctcaataataatgatggGGGGTAAAGGATTCAGGGGTAGTTGGTAGGGGGTTAAAGGACGGGGGTAGGATCCTTGTTCCCAAATTTATCGATCaatgttcataaatcatactagtCATTTCTCATTTATGTAGTTACAGAAAAAGAGAGAGCCAGCCTCCTAGTGTGAGCGCgatatttttcttccctttcCTGTAGTTTTAGTATTCCTTGATATATATCTGggatctaatttatttaatcttcattatatccagtctatatatatatcggTGTCAGGAGAACTCGCATACGGAAAATTTGTATAGGAAAAGTTTGTACTAGGATAAAGCTCGCCGGAGGGAAGACTagccttattttatttaatgtaaataataatctcacttatgtaatgactaatgcgttcgaaccagagacaaaataagtagtattaataaatatatgattaaagaaaaatagacaAACACGACAGCGAACTCTGGTGATTGAAGTCCCCTGAGTGACTACGCATTGCAGCCTGCTTCCTActcttcaaataagaaaaaatattaatgaagagacgaagaacaTCGTTCTCATCTATCATGTCTAAAACTGGGAATTCATACCTCCAACGGATCTAAAGCCAAGATATGATAACCTTAACAAGTGACTTATTGACTCCTTCAACGAATTTTTGagtatattctataatattaatatgatgcaacgaaatttcaaaatatgtaatagtaaacttcagtgatatttatcaaacaatattaataatacaactttatatatCCATTCCTTCCAATTCAGAATGAGAATACGACTCCcactttattaatgtgtataactaatattaatgttcattcctttgtcaatgtctaattccattaattaatttatttgtgttaataaatgtaaatatatatttaaacactaatgaaacggctctaaaaaaaattattcgacatttcatgtaattatctaatattgttaattatgGTACGTATGGATGGGGAAGTTTCTAGTCCCTACAGCATATCAGGCGCattatatttctcttaatgttattgtattttaaattgtcCTAATTCTATACCTAcgatactttttagaaaatattcccATAAatcttgataatatttaaaaaactattttctaaatattatgatataatgtCACAtgcctttataaataattaattaatacatgtaATTGAACGacacatttaattttagatttgatCCAAATTATACGTACTAACATTAGgcaattgataattaattatttacatatataagataataataaataattaaaaagaatgtaAATTCCAAGATATTCCtttcataaattttcattcGACCTTTGAGTGCCTCCTCGAATCCTCTCAGTGATTTGTCTCACCACATCCAACCACCTCTTCTACTGATACATCCTAGCTCACAACGAACAGGAAATCGCTGCTCTTTCCTATTCTGatgttatgcttgttcgtccCACCATGAGTCtcttccaatatgaataatctttCATGTCTAAAGTCTATTGATAACGGATTATTAAGTGATTATCACATCTTCCATTCAAAATGTAGACCATAAAACCAGAAATTTTAGGTTATAAAGGTCATTTTCATGCTTAttacacgtcgttatctttattgtatcacatgTATCCGtctaaaaaactttcttttattcACGTAGACATAATCGGTCCATTCCCACTAATTCAAACTGAGCGCTATGCCCGAACTATTATGGATCGTTTCACAAGGTGCCAGAAGTGATACTTATTCTAAATACAGCTTCCAAGACAATATTCGGTAATTTTTGAATGAACGGATTTCGAGGTTTGGAGTTCTAGAAACCAAGGAACACAGTTCACAAGTTCATTATGGATGGGTGTTTGCAGGACACTTGGGATTGCAAGCAAGAACACAGCCTCGTACCATCCAGAGTCCAACGGACTTATAAAACGTTTCCATAAATCTTTTAAGAATAGgcttagaaaaaaagaagactggaTCAATGCACTACATACAATTATTTGGGGATTGAGGAACTCAGTACCAATAAACCCGGGTTCTAAATATTCACCATTTCAATTAATTACAGGTAGCTTAGATCCATGGTCGTTAGTTTCCTTAATTCCTTTCTTTCTGGCAACCTCGTCGTcgaaagtttttctttaaaacaatggagaaaataacaCACGTTCCTCTGAGATACTTTAATAAAGGGGccattaacaaacaattaaaaaacaaaatttgtttttcttaaaaataaacccaaaaaaGAGTATCTTTCTCCAAATTTCTTGGGCCCGTTTAGAGTGAATGGGAGGTACGATCGTTACTATAGATTGGACTTTGGATCAAGAACTGACAATGTCACGATAAATAGACTTCGACGTGCTTTTGGAGTTCTGAGTATCCTTCCAGCGTCTCCAACTATAAAATGCACAAGATCCCCAGATCCATGATGATCCatttgtttctttattaatgatttataatgaaatttattgtGTATTGCTAACTAGATAATCTCTTTACTCACTCTCTCGTCTAAGCGGAGTAGTTTTGAAGTTCCACTGATCTAGTTAATATTGATTGATCTTTATATGTatcttctttttccttttctttttggtAAAATAGAATGATCATTTTACTTAGtttaaataaagacatttaaatcttaacatgcACATACAACAAGGTATcgacaagaaattgtattcctgtccttttggaaacggagcatacaaataaaacaacttattacttagttcatttatcaaaaagaataaattataaaataggaaTGACGTAACAAGT contains the following coding sequences:
- the LOC139904714 gene encoding uncharacterized protein translates to MGQSESSDTRLMYANVMDFAIKIRPPDKMNIINAGRDVVSIFQEILNSECLISCQRFKHQSSTFKMYIKGYPFSHQGKSTLYFKVVFLKILDRLYQSLEMVPFISSDLSLINDTSTIFFKKVKKVDQSGKYACIAPSGIDSLYLLSLPSNAVKNIIEEVDNSWGIYSEVEEKISNCFKIKMNGSPWGPGGKGEKATKIRRLLLKIFAIMKSSQYRYVTNINMKGTTDNLFFRFDPTLVPDNNLAFVLYLSKKNRLRFIDGPENVTTQIKNTINQFWSGGVTCERIYNDALEFKISGCPWSAHSYAAANSRMLTSIILKEIRNLGYQTIATLDISRRSDDKSIFVFGGGSGFQISPDLNIKWTCLYFCGRNKLMLVGVHEDVVSILQDCLKPLKEDNGKKEGDIYLWKFTSNVFSYGNNSSKEIFCIILLSIYRRMQAIGWFLTSSADVSSKTIERNDTRESYDAHSWYFLCTTSG